A stretch of Gossypium hirsutum isolate 1008001.06 chromosome A06, Gossypium_hirsutum_v2.1, whole genome shotgun sequence DNA encodes these proteins:
- the LOC107963531 gene encoding coumaroyl-CoA:anthocyanidin 3-O-glucoside-6''-O-coumaroyltransferase 1, with the protein MQAMYLLRQAQCPQLLSLSPALIEFSFVFRPLGCVACFSMNSNTPPLISCKPFSPTSKHLYRLLCNISFHLRPISCTPPPPQVPYISYTQGDSVSFVVKVSTADFNHLVGDHARDNQELPALVPKRPSSNETNGCKQEPVMAIQVTVFPNVGFSIGVGFSHVVTDGRSFGHFMKSWASIHRCEGDLACLDNYLPCFNGDLINDPVELASLFTKGAERAFQSAISPSILFNNFRVTYKIKDSQVELLKDRVKTKCTQVNGSEPIRISTFAVTCAYMWVCLLKLQQSGTHQHLSSTDSDALSYFHFAAECRDHLNLRQTYFGNCIILRLASAKKSEVLGENGILVAATAIGREIMEFQKQPFKDAQESWLKIIEIFKMGEDLVRVGSSPKFGLYKTDFGWGRPRNIENPILPSFGTCSMFVIAENSEEEEGGVEFALAFASHDLDIFNTIFHQGLLKLESSK; encoded by the coding sequence ATGCAAGCTATGTATCTCCTCCGCCAGGCTCAGTGCCCACAGCTTCTCTCCCTCTCACCTGCTTTGATAGAGTTTTCCTTTGTTTTCCGTCCACTTGGATGCGTTGCCTGTTTTTCTATGAATTCAAACACCCCACCTCTCATTTCATGCAAACCATTCTCCCCAACCTCAAAACATCTTTATCGCTTACTCTGCAACATTTCTTTCCATTTGCGGCCAATCTCGTGTACCCCCCCCCCTCCTCAGGTCCCTTATATTTCCTACACACAGGGCGACTCTGTTTCGTTTGTCGTTAAGGTATCCACTGCAGATTTTAACCATCTAGTAGGTGATCATGCACGAGACAATCAAGAATTGCCAGCTCTTGTCCCCAAAAGGCCATCTTCAAATGAGACAAATGGTTGCAAGCAAGAGCCTGTCATGGCCATTCAAGTCACCGTATTTCCCAATGTAGGCTTTTCCATAGGTGTTGGCTTTTCCCATGTTGTAACTGACGGAAGGTCGTTTGGTCACTTCATGAAATCATGGGCGTCCATTCATAGGTGTGAAGGAGATTTGGCTTGTCTCGACAATTATCTACCCTGTTTCAACGGGGATTTAATCAACGATCCTGTAGAACTAGCTTCCCTTTTCACCAAGGGCGCCGAGAGGGCATTCCAAAGTGCAATTTCACCAAGCATTTTGTTTAATAACTTTAGGGTCACTTACAAAATCAAAGATTCACAagttgagttattgaaagatcgGGTGAAAACAAAGTGCACGCAAGTGAATGGATCAGAGCCAATAAGAATATCAACATTTGCAGTAACATGTGCGTACATGTGGGTTTGTTTGCTCAAATTACAACAAAGTGGAACTCATCAGCATCTCTCATCAACCGATTCTGACGCTCTTTCTTATTTCCACTTCGCAGCAGAGTGCAGAGACCACCTAAACTTACGCCAAACATACTTCGGGAACTGTATTATACTACGTTTGGCATCAGCAAAGAAGAGTGAGGTATTAGGAGAAAATGGAATTCTGGTGGCCGCAACTGCTATTGGAAGGGAAATAATGGAATTTCAGAAacaaccattcaaagatgcacaAGAGTCAtggttaaaaataattgaaattttcaaaatgggAGAAGATTTAGTTCGGGTTGGTTCATCaccaaaatttggattgtataaGACGGATTTTGGGTGGGGACGACCTAGAAACATCGAGAATCCAATACTTCCATCATTTGGAACTTGTTCTATGTTTGTTATTGCAGAGAACAGTGAAGAAGAGGAAGGAGGTGTTGAATTCGCCTTGGCATTCGCTTCCCATGACTTAGATATCTTCAATACTATTTTCCACCAAGGCCTATTAAAGCTAGAATCGAGTAAATAA